The Streptomyces sp. Alt3 genome has a segment encoding these proteins:
- a CDS encoding anti-sigma factor produces MTADDPHASSGAYVLHALPDEERRAFEAHMADCESCRREVAELRETLALLGRASAKTPPDALRERILGEVAVTPQDPGPRSDGPRSTSPRNGGRRGRRSPARALRLALAASVAVILVCLGLAGWQHREASDARAAAHRAEQRQATLTKVLTAPDVRLASQGLASGATASVTFSRSEDSATLAVSGLPRLPEGRTYEAWFMDNGTPVPAGLLSRDPGRQVTLLKGTLDNASAVALSVEPSGGSSSPTTVPLGAVDLPS; encoded by the coding sequence ATGACGGCCGACGATCCCCACGCGTCCTCGGGCGCCTATGTCCTGCACGCCCTGCCCGACGAGGAACGCCGCGCCTTCGAGGCGCACATGGCGGACTGCGAGAGCTGCCGCCGGGAGGTCGCCGAGCTGCGGGAGACCCTGGCACTGCTCGGCCGGGCGAGCGCGAAGACGCCGCCCGACGCCCTCCGTGAGCGGATCCTGGGCGAGGTGGCCGTCACCCCGCAGGATCCGGGCCCGCGGTCCGACGGCCCGAGGTCCACCAGCCCGAGGAACGGCGGGAGGCGGGGCCGCCGCAGTCCGGCACGGGCCCTGCGCCTGGCACTCGCGGCGTCGGTGGCCGTGATCCTGGTCTGCCTGGGGCTCGCCGGGTGGCAGCACCGCGAGGCGTCGGACGCCAGGGCGGCCGCGCACCGCGCCGAGCAGCGGCAGGCGACCCTCACGAAGGTGCTCACGGCACCCGACGTGCGCCTGGCGTCGCAGGGGCTGGCCTCGGGCGCCACGGCCTCCGTCACGTTCTCCCGGAGCGAGGACTCCGCCACGCTCGCCGTCTCCGGTCTGCCGCGACTGCCCGAGGGCCGGACCTACGAGGCCTGGTTCATGGACAACGGCACCCCCGTGCCGGCCGGGTTGCTCAGCAGGGACCCCGGACGTCAGGTGACGCTGCTGAAGGGCACGTTGGACAACGCCTCGGCAGTGGCCCTCTCGGTCGAGCCCTCCGGAGGGTCCAGCAGCCCCACCACGGTGCCGCTCGGAGCGGTCGACCTGCCCTCCTGA
- a CDS encoding RNA polymerase sigma-70 factor produces MSEQETDQELFQRYRSLLFSVAYRLLGSAADAEDAVQDAWIKWSAADRSQVADPKAYLVRIVSHLAMDRLRSTRHKREVYVGPWLPEPILTGGDASDTVLDAESVSMAMLVVLETLSPLERAVFVLKEVFDFSHAEIADAVERSEAAVRQAAHRAREHVRARRPRFTADRNRQRDATERFFAAATGGDMNSLMELLSPDVTLWTDGGGKVRQALRPVVGASTVAAWFSAIGTVPYQGVEPSDMRAELVEINGGTGMVFRAPDRVIATVTFDFDAEGRIVAIHNVANPDKLGAVGKGTHHSIRTR; encoded by the coding sequence ATGAGCGAGCAGGAAACCGACCAGGAGCTGTTCCAGCGCTACAGGAGCCTGTTGTTCTCCGTGGCCTACCGCCTCCTGGGCTCCGCAGCCGATGCCGAGGACGCGGTGCAGGACGCCTGGATCAAGTGGTCGGCCGCCGACCGCTCCCAGGTGGCCGACCCCAAGGCGTACCTGGTGCGGATCGTGTCCCATCTGGCGATGGACCGCCTGCGGTCGACCCGGCACAAGCGCGAGGTCTACGTGGGCCCGTGGCTTCCGGAGCCCATCCTCACCGGTGGCGACGCCTCGGACACCGTCCTGGACGCGGAGTCCGTGTCCATGGCGATGCTGGTGGTGCTGGAGACCCTGAGCCCGCTGGAACGCGCGGTGTTCGTGCTGAAGGAGGTCTTCGACTTCAGCCACGCCGAGATCGCGGACGCGGTGGAGCGTTCGGAGGCCGCGGTGCGGCAGGCGGCGCACCGCGCCCGCGAGCACGTCCGCGCCAGGCGCCCGCGCTTCACCGCGGACCGGAACCGGCAGCGTGACGCGACCGAACGTTTCTTCGCCGCGGCGACGGGCGGGGACATGAACTCCCTGATGGAGCTGCTGTCCCCGGACGTCACCCTGTGGACCGACGGCGGGGGCAAGGTCCGCCAGGCCCTGCGTCCGGTCGTGGGCGCTTCCACGGTGGCCGCCTGGTTCTCGGCGATCGGGACGGTGCCGTACCAGGGCGTCGAGCCCTCCGACATGCGTGCCGAGCTGGTCGAGATCAACGGCGGGACGGGCATGGTCTTCCGCGCTCCGGACCGAGTGATCGCCACGGTGACGTTCGACTTCGACGCCGAGGGCCGGATCGTGGCCATCCACAACGTCGCCAACCCCGACAAGCTGGGGGCCGTCGGCAAGGGGACGCACCACTCGATCCGTACACGCTGA
- a CDS encoding glycosyl hydrolase family 28-related protein — translation MSRHITVAALTAAVVGLGTLTGVPAAQGAEGKRAPAPVVTRAGLDPALVTGRGAEVPFAEQEAENATTNGTVIGPGRAAYTLPAEASGRKAVRLVPGEHVEFTLPKAADAITVRYSIPDAPGGGGITAPLDVAVNGAKRSTMTLTSQYSWLYNQYPFTNDPAAGLLQPGWWITECACVPSGTTPAPVIEKPFRPSHFYDEQRLLLGKRYRAGDTVRLTVPAGSRAAWTVIDLLDSELVGLPHVELRAANALLFGADPSGRRDSADAMDRAIAFAKRKNLPVYVPPGTYQVNRHIVVDDVTIKGAGSWYTKFKGREVALGAPAADGSVHTGVGFYGKDAADGGSHDVHLSGFAIEGDVRERIDTDQVNGIGGALSDSSVEGLHIRHTKVGMWFDGPMSNLRITGNVIVDQIADAINFHGGVTGSEVSHTFVRNSGDDGLAMWSEKRADTDNTFSRNTVQSPVLANGIAVYGGTDNAVSGNLVADPVREGSALHVGARFGAEAFRGRLDLADNTTVRAGTYELNWRIGLGAIWFFALDRDIDADIRVTGNHFLDNTYNAIMLVTDWSVKDTHKIEGVHFKDVRVDGTGTSVVSARAAGSATFENVDARNVGAVGVNNCGSFNFSPDGSEFTLVDRGGNDGGGTTGDWLAPWLLPNTITCDDRPPVVAPPAPGAW, via the coding sequence ATGTCACGTCACATCACGGTCGCCGCACTGACGGCCGCCGTTGTCGGACTGGGGACGCTGACCGGCGTCCCGGCGGCGCAAGGCGCGGAGGGGAAGAGGGCTCCCGCGCCGGTGGTGACGCGTGCGGGCCTCGATCCGGCTCTGGTGACCGGTCGCGGCGCGGAAGTGCCCTTCGCCGAGCAGGAGGCGGAGAACGCCACGACGAACGGCACGGTCATAGGCCCCGGCCGCGCCGCCTACACCCTGCCCGCGGAGGCGTCGGGCCGTAAGGCCGTCAGACTGGTGCCGGGCGAGCACGTCGAGTTCACGCTTCCGAAGGCGGCCGACGCGATCACGGTTCGCTACAGCATTCCGGACGCCCCGGGAGGGGGCGGCATCACCGCGCCGCTGGATGTCGCCGTCAACGGCGCGAAGCGCTCGACGATGACGCTGACCTCGCAGTACTCCTGGCTGTACAACCAGTACCCGTTCACCAACGACCCCGCTGCCGGACTGCTCCAGCCAGGCTGGTGGATCACCGAGTGCGCCTGCGTCCCCAGCGGGACGACGCCCGCCCCCGTGATCGAGAAGCCCTTCAGGCCGAGCCACTTCTACGACGAACAGCGTCTGCTGCTGGGCAAGAGGTACCGCGCGGGTGACACCGTCCGGCTGACGGTTCCGGCGGGCAGCCGTGCCGCGTGGACCGTCATCGACCTGCTCGACTCCGAGCTCGTCGGTCTCCCGCACGTCGAGCTCCGGGCGGCGAACGCGCTGCTGTTCGGGGCCGATCCCTCTGGGCGCCGGGATTCCGCGGACGCGATGGACCGGGCGATCGCCTTCGCCAAGCGCAAGAACCTGCCGGTCTACGTGCCGCCCGGCACCTACCAGGTCAATCGTCACATCGTCGTCGACGACGTGACGATCAAGGGCGCGGGCAGCTGGTACACGAAGTTCAAGGGCCGGGAGGTCGCCCTCGGCGCCCCGGCGGCCGACGGCTCGGTGCACACCGGGGTCGGCTTCTACGGCAAGGACGCGGCGGACGGCGGGAGCCATGACGTCCACCTGTCCGGCTTCGCCATCGAGGGGGACGTGCGCGAGCGCATCGACACCGACCAGGTGAACGGCATCGGCGGCGCGCTGAGCGACTCCTCCGTCGAGGGCCTGCACATCCGCCACACCAAGGTCGGCATGTGGTTCGACGGCCCGATGTCGAACCTGAGGATCACGGGCAACGTCATCGTCGACCAGATCGCCGACGCCATCAACTTCCACGGCGGAGTGACCGGTTCCGAGGTCTCCCACACCTTCGTCCGGAACTCCGGCGACGACGGACTCGCGATGTGGTCCGAGAAGCGGGCCGACACGGACAACACCTTCTCCCGCAACACCGTGCAGAGCCCTGTGCTCGCCAACGGCATCGCGGTCTACGGCGGTACGGACAACGCGGTGTCCGGCAACCTGGTCGCGGACCCCGTCCGGGAGGGCAGCGCGCTGCACGTCGGAGCCCGCTTCGGCGCGGAGGCGTTCCGGGGGCGGCTCGACCTCGCCGACAACACGACGGTCCGGGCGGGGACGTACGAACTCAACTGGAGGATCGGGCTGGGGGCCATCTGGTTCTTCGCCCTGGACCGGGACATCGACGCCGACATCCGGGTGACCGGCAACCACTTCCTCGACAACACCTACAACGCGATCATGCTGGTCACGGACTGGTCCGTGAAGGACACCCACAAGATCGAGGGCGTGCACTTCAAGGACGTCAGGGTGGACGGCACGGGCACGTCGGTGGTCAGTGCGCGGGCCGCCGGCTCCGCGACCTTCGAGAACGTGGACGCGCGCAACGTCGGGGCCGTTGGCGTCAACAACTGCGGGTCCTTCAACTTCTCCCCCGACGGTTCGGAGTTCACCCTGGTCGACCGGGGCGGCAACGACGGCGGCGGCACGACGGGCGACTGGCTCGCACCCTGGCTCCTGCCGAACACGATCACCTGCGACGACCGCCCGCCGGTGGTCGCACCGCCCGCGCCGGGAGCCTGGTGA
- a CDS encoding ATP-binding protein: protein MTTTTAPPPSPSPTTGAPSSSLPAPSTAGRLSVPLPSGPEAPSHARRAAIGFLRRSWPALAEDRCDDFLLIVSELVTNAVRHAPGPSTLTLTTSAGALDIAVSDCSCVPPAPRVPDLCDGTGGMGLHIAEDLGARVFTEALPEGKCVHAAFAT, encoded by the coding sequence ATGACCACCACGACCGCACCACCGCCATCGCCCTCGCCCACGACCGGCGCGCCGTCGTCGTCCCTACCGGCCCCCTCCACGGCCGGGCGGCTCTCGGTCCCGTTGCCTTCCGGGCCGGAAGCGCCCTCGCACGCCCGCCGCGCGGCCATCGGTTTCCTCCGCCGCTCCTGGCCCGCCCTCGCCGAGGACCGTTGCGACGACTTCCTGCTGATCGTCTCCGAGCTGGTCACGAACGCCGTCCGGCACGCGCCCGGACCCAGCACCCTGACCCTGACCACCTCGGCCGGCGCCCTGGACATCGCGGTGAGCGACTGCTCCTGCGTCCCACCGGCGCCACGGGTCCCGGATCTGTGCGACGGCACCGGAGGCATGGGCCTGCACATCGCCGAGGACCTGGGGGCCCGGGTGTTCACCGAGGCGCTGCCCGAAGGCAAGTGCGTACACGCGGCGTTCGCCACCTGA
- a CDS encoding NAD(P)-dependent alcohol dehydrogenase: MDDMRAVLYDSYGPPEVLHEGRVPVPELRQGEVLVRVHALSVNGGELYGRSGRARLVTGSRFPLRTGMDFAGEIARVDSAVKGLREGDRVWGLLGRTFGSAAEYVAVRPRQLSYAPANISLVEAASLPAGTTAITALETKARLKAGERLLVRGASGGIGSVAVQLGKALGAHVTALAGGKNLDFVRELGADEAFDYRTTGPEDLGPFDVVLDTAGTEHRAFRRLLAPGGRMVSIAFDIDHLAASLSYLLASTAHGPRRVRFFSGNPKHDLFAKLTAYVESGAIRPVVDTVHPLSDIAGAHRALEAGGVRGKHVVRVV; encoded by the coding sequence ATGGACGATATGCGAGCGGTGCTCTACGACAGCTACGGCCCTCCCGAGGTGCTCCACGAAGGCCGGGTCCCCGTCCCGGAACTCCGACAGGGCGAGGTGTTGGTCCGTGTCCACGCGCTGAGCGTCAACGGGGGTGAGCTGTACGGCAGGTCCGGACGCGCCCGTCTGGTGACGGGCAGCCGCTTCCCCCTGCGCACGGGAATGGACTTCGCCGGCGAGATCGCCCGAGTAGACAGCGCGGTGAAGGGGCTGCGTGAGGGCGACCGGGTGTGGGGGCTCCTGGGCCGCACCTTCGGAAGCGCCGCCGAGTACGTCGCGGTCCGGCCGCGTCAACTCTCCTACGCCCCGGCGAACATCTCGCTCGTCGAGGCCGCGTCGCTGCCCGCGGGGACGACCGCCATCACCGCGCTGGAGACCAAGGCCCGGCTGAAGGCGGGCGAGCGCCTGCTCGTACGCGGCGCCAGCGGCGGGATCGGCAGCGTCGCCGTCCAGCTCGGCAAGGCGCTGGGGGCCCACGTGACCGCCCTGGCCGGCGGGAAGAACCTCGACTTCGTACGTGAACTGGGGGCGGACGAGGCATTCGACTACAGGACCACGGGGCCGGAGGACCTTGGCCCCTTCGACGTCGTCCTGGACACCGCCGGCACCGAACACCGGGCCTTCCGGCGGCTCCTGGCGCCCGGCGGACGCATGGTCTCGATCGCCTTCGACATCGACCACCTCGCCGCGAGCCTCTCCTACCTGCTCGCCTCCACCGCCCACGGACCTCGCCGGGTCCGCTTCTTCAGCGGCAACCCGAAGCACGACCTCTTCGCCAAGCTCACCGCCTACGTGGAGAGCGGCGCGATCCGCCCCGTGGTGGACACCGTCCACCCGCTCTCCGACATCGCCGGCGCGCACCGGGCACTGGAGGCGGGGGGCGTGCGGGGAAAGCATGTGGTGCGGGTGGTGTGA
- a CDS encoding helix-turn-helix domain-containing protein, translating into MPGPKKLDPSASPRALLGAELRHRREAASLSQDDLGAPLFVSGSFIGQLEAGTRRMQADQAQRLDEVLGADGFFVRNCAALKKSKYPDHFAEAAEAEAVAQTIKEYSPLLIPGLLQSEKYARAVFLAGRPTAPEATIDELVAARIERASLLAHPTTPMVWMVLDEAVIRRRVGGTAVMSEALCHLAQLSRQRRVIIQVLPYSSGGHAAMGGPLKLMAFPDAPPLAYLDGLGSGQLLDDPAAVRSYELTYDLLVASALAPDASLALIESVAEDYAHEDQQL; encoded by the coding sequence TTGCCCGGACCGAAGAAGCTGGACCCCTCCGCCTCGCCCCGCGCCCTCCTGGGCGCCGAACTCCGCCACCGGCGGGAGGCAGCGAGCCTGTCGCAGGATGACCTGGGGGCACCCCTGTTCGTCAGCGGTTCCTTCATCGGACAGCTGGAGGCCGGCACCCGCCGCATGCAGGCGGACCAGGCCCAGCGGCTCGACGAGGTGCTGGGCGCGGACGGGTTCTTCGTACGGAACTGTGCGGCGCTCAAGAAGTCGAAGTACCCGGACCACTTCGCCGAGGCGGCTGAGGCGGAGGCAGTCGCACAGACGATCAAGGAGTATTCACCACTCCTCATCCCGGGGCTCCTACAGTCGGAGAAGTATGCGAGGGCAGTCTTCCTGGCGGGAAGGCCCACCGCTCCCGAAGCCACGATTGATGAACTTGTCGCGGCCAGGATCGAACGGGCCAGCCTTCTGGCCCATCCAACAACCCCCATGGTTTGGATGGTTCTGGATGAGGCGGTGATCCGACGAAGAGTCGGTGGAACGGCTGTCATGTCCGAGGCGCTTTGTCACCTGGCTCAACTCAGCCGACAACGACGAGTCATCATCCAGGTCCTCCCGTACAGCTCCGGCGGGCACGCAGCGATGGGCGGTCCACTCAAGCTCATGGCATTCCCGGACGCTCCTCCCCTCGCTTACCTGGACGGACTGGGTTCGGGGCAACTACTTGACGATCCGGCGGCAGTTCGTTCATACGAACTGACCTACGATTTGCTGGTGGCCAGCGCATTGGCGCCCGATGCGTCCCTGGCCTTGATCGAGTCGGTTGCGGAGGATTACGCCCATGAAGATCAGCAGCTCTGA
- a CDS encoding SGNH/GDSL hydrolase family protein, translating to MKSVLEQVHTVGRVKDLGEAVQFSWPGVYFEGRFRGTGLGVVLDCAAADYDVQVDGATVATLVTPGDTTHWINGLRDGEHTVRVVKRNDTPGDTSTFGGFVAAPGGALLGKPAPRNRQIEFIGDSLTVGYGNVSGTVDCNPEEVKRNTNADVSHSALTAQQLDADYQINGLSGLGMVRNVAGICPDITYRTYYDRALLDVDGDVWQNPGTWRPQIVVVNLGSNDFSDLTPGEPWTPDSLAAAYRTAYGEFLQELRTRYGAGTALVAVGFDRNTEQVRQVVEARNDAGDSGVHYWLLDQSGLDFLGCDGHTSAHDDRVIADRLAPFLGSLPTGW from the coding sequence GTGAAGAGCGTCTTGGAGCAGGTGCACACCGTAGGGCGGGTGAAGGACCTGGGGGAGGCGGTGCAGTTCAGCTGGCCGGGGGTGTACTTCGAGGGCCGCTTCCGCGGGACCGGCCTCGGGGTGGTGCTCGACTGCGCGGCCGCCGACTACGACGTACAGGTCGACGGGGCCACCGTCGCCACCCTGGTCACACCCGGCGACACCACGCACTGGATCAACGGCCTGCGGGACGGCGAGCACACGGTCCGGGTCGTCAAACGCAACGACACCCCGGGGGACACCAGCACGTTCGGAGGCTTCGTCGCCGCGCCCGGGGGCGCCCTACTGGGCAAGCCGGCGCCCCGGAACCGCCAGATCGAGTTCATCGGGGACTCCCTGACGGTGGGCTACGGCAATGTCTCGGGCACCGTCGACTGCAATCCGGAGGAGGTCAAGCGGAACACCAACGCCGACGTGAGCCACAGTGCCCTCACCGCCCAGCAGTTGGACGCGGACTACCAGATCAACGGTTTGTCCGGCCTCGGCATGGTGCGCAACGTCGCCGGTATCTGCCCGGACATCACCTACCGGACCTACTACGACCGCGCCCTGCTGGACGTGGACGGCGACGTCTGGCAGAACCCGGGGACGTGGCGCCCTCAGATCGTGGTGGTCAACCTCGGCTCCAACGACTTCTCCGACCTCACCCCCGGCGAACCGTGGACGCCCGACAGCCTCGCGGCCGCCTACCGCACCGCCTACGGCGAGTTCCTCCAGGAACTTCGGACGCGCTACGGTGCCGGCACCGCCCTCGTGGCCGTCGGCTTCGACAGGAACACCGAGCAGGTGCGACAGGTGGTCGAGGCGCGCAACGACGCCGGCGACAGCGGGGTCCACTACTGGCTGCTCGATCAGTCGGGCCTGGACTTCCTCGGATGTGACGGACACACCTCGGCTCACGACGACCGGGTGATCGCCGACCGGCTCGCCCCGTTCCTCGGCAGCCTGCCGACCGGATGGTGA
- a CDS encoding TetR/AcrR family transcriptional regulator, whose amino-acid sequence MADQTYRKDPETLRSDARENRERILAAAREAYALQGIDVPMAAIARRAKVGVATLYRRFPTRAALVAEAFSEQLAHCVAVLDEGLEDPDPWRGFCSVVEQVCMMQAAERGFTEAFLSRFPDHAEFAEERRRAEEGLALLIRRAKQCGRLRQDFDVHDITLLMLANCGATTGAGDDGPAASRRLVGYLLQSFRAEAAAPLPPPAPLGFDRLPA is encoded by the coding sequence ATGGCTGATCAGACCTATCGGAAAGACCCCGAGACGCTGCGCTCCGACGCCCGGGAGAACCGTGAGCGCATTCTCGCCGCGGCCCGCGAGGCATACGCCCTCCAGGGGATCGACGTGCCCATGGCGGCGATCGCCCGGCGCGCGAAGGTCGGGGTCGCCACGCTCTACCGGCGGTTCCCGACACGGGCCGCACTGGTGGCCGAGGCCTTCTCCGAACAGCTCGCCCACTGCGTCGCGGTCCTCGACGAGGGGCTGGAGGACCCCGACCCCTGGCGCGGCTTCTGCTCGGTCGTCGAGCAGGTCTGCATGATGCAGGCGGCCGAGCGGGGCTTCACCGAGGCGTTCCTGTCCCGGTTCCCCGACCACGCCGAGTTCGCCGAGGAACGCCGCCGCGCCGAGGAGGGCCTCGCCCTGCTGATCCGGCGGGCCAAGCAGTGCGGTCGCCTGCGCCAGGACTTCGACGTGCACGACATCACGCTGCTGATGCTCGCCAACTGCGGGGCGACGACGGGAGCCGGTGACGACGGGCCCGCCGCGTCCCGGAGGCTGGTCGGCTATCTCCTCCAGTCCTTCCGGGCCGAGGCGGCAGCACCTCTGCCGCCTCCCGCACCGCTCGGATTCGACCGGCTCCCCGCCTAG
- a CDS encoding DUF397 domain-containing protein, which yields MKISSSDYNLAAATWHKSTYSDASGGNCLEVATGNPDMVPVRDSKVTDGPALVFRAAAWSAFVADLKRP from the coding sequence ATGAAGATCAGCAGCTCTGACTACAACCTCGCCGCGGCGACCTGGCACAAGTCCACCTACAGCGATGCCAGTGGCGGCAACTGCCTCGAAGTCGCCACCGGCAATCCCGACATGGTCCCCGTCCGCGACTCCAAGGTGACCGACGGTCCGGCGCTCGTGTTCCGGGCGGCCGCCTGGTCCGCGTTCGTCGCCGACCTCAAGCGCCCGTAG
- a CDS encoding sigma-70 family RNA polymerase sigma factor: MHSVDRGEDVRQQPDLDQLMVSAAEGNRDAFAGVYDTVAGPVMGMVRKVLRDSAQSEEVMQDVLLEVWRTCERFRPDRGSAMAWIMTLAHRRAVDRVRASQASQDREHRAAALSSDTPFDEVSEQVETRMEWQRVRHCVRTLTDIQRESVVLAYYGGFTYKEIAHSLSLPLGTVKTRLRDGMIRLRDCLGAKP, from the coding sequence GTGCATTCCGTCGACCGCGGAGAGGACGTCCGGCAGCAGCCGGACCTGGACCAGCTGATGGTCTCGGCCGCCGAGGGAAACCGGGACGCCTTCGCGGGGGTCTACGACACGGTGGCCGGGCCGGTCATGGGGATGGTGCGCAAGGTCCTGCGGGACTCGGCGCAGTCCGAGGAGGTCATGCAGGACGTGCTGCTGGAGGTCTGGCGTACGTGTGAGCGCTTCAGGCCCGACCGGGGCAGCGCGATGGCCTGGATCATGACCCTGGCGCACCGGCGTGCCGTCGACCGGGTGCGCGCCTCGCAGGCCAGCCAGGACCGTGAGCACAGGGCTGCGGCACTGAGCTCGGACACCCCCTTCGACGAGGTGAGCGAGCAGGTGGAGACCCGAATGGAGTGGCAGCGGGTCCGCCACTGCGTCCGGACCCTCACGGACATCCAGCGCGAGTCGGTCGTCCTCGCCTACTACGGGGGCTTCACCTACAAGGAGATCGCCCACTCGCTGTCCCTGCCCCTGGGAACGGTCAAGACCCGGCTGCGGGACGGCATGATCCGGCTCCGCGACTGCCTGGGAGCGAAACCATGA